The Zingiber officinale cultivar Zhangliang chromosome 10A, Zo_v1.1, whole genome shotgun sequence genome contains a region encoding:
- the LOC122026782 gene encoding probable terpene synthase 13 encodes MGRALTSGGEGKQLRARERDRVERAAVSRHRKRGEGRGRELGKSRRQEKGFGTKRGIGNATVRGEGIEEEGKVGGGARRKGEAGGEVKREEFEKRRDSAIIRRENEIEALDELVFDDEVDEVIYSGDCEILILFEDAACAISEYNMKKSETMDVEDLVDKVRVSQELGFARDQPLKWYAWIMTSLPNPKFSCYRIVLSKIIAFIYLLDDIFDVEGSVDNLHLFVQAIQRWDDVSMNSLPNYMRACFKALNSTINEIAQIVLKEHGWNPIKYLKKSWIQLSNAFLMEAKWLSKNQVPTMDDYMKIATITCGVPTVLMHMYFLLGHHTKDDLYEDEKQNGRDDSLLSCMMKENPHWSLEVAKEKVMQMIDEAWEELNKESFSSSTRACLNIARMVRVMYNYTEEHNLPMLKEYINLLLFKQI; translated from the exons ATGGGTCGAGCTTTGACGAGCGGAGGAGAGGGGAAACAACTTCGTGCCCGAGAGAGAGATCGGGTGGAGAGGGCGGCGGTGTCTCGGCATCgcaagagaggagaagggagaggaaGGGAATTGGGGAAGAGTCGGCGTCAGGAGAAAGGGTTTGGCACAAAGAGGGGAATTGGGAATGCGACGGTGAGAGGAGAAGGAATAGAGGAAGAGGGGAAGGTCGGCGGTGGTGCGAGGAGGAAAGGGGAGGCCGGCGGTGAAGTGAAACGGGAGGAATTCGAGAAGAGAAGGGATTCGGCGATAATAAGAAGAGAAA ACGAGATCGAAGCACTTGATGAACTAGTATTTGATGATGAAGTTGATGAGGTAATTTATAGTGGTGACTGTGAGATTTTGATCTTATTTGAAGATGCAGCTTGTGCCATATCAGAATACAATATGAAGAAAAGTGAGACTATGGATGTTGAAGAC TTGGTGGACAAAGTCAGAGTTAGCCAAGAGCTAGGATTTGCTCGGGATCAGCCCTTGAAGTGGTACGCTTGGATAATGACAAGCCTACCAAACCCTAAATTTTCATGTTATAGGATTGTTCTATCAAAGATTAtcgcatttatttatcttcttGATGATATTTTTGATGTCGAAGGATCGGTTGACAATCTCCATCTCTTTGTACAGGCCATCCAAAG ATGGGATGACGTTTCAATGAATTCACTTCCCAACTACATGAGGGCATGCTTCAAGGCATTAAATAGCACTATCAATGAGATTGCCCAGATTGTGCTCAAAGAACATGGATGGAATCCAATCAAATATCTAAAGAAATCA TGGATACAATTAAGCAATGCATTTTTAATGGAAGCAAAATGGTTGTCAAAAAATCAAGTCCCGACAATGGATGACTACATGAAGATTGCAACAATTACTTGTGGTGTTCCTACCGTCTTAATGCACATGTATTTTCTATTAGGGCATCACACGAAGGATGATCTCTATGAG GATGAAAAACAAAATGGGAGGGATGACTCGTTGTTGTCTTGCATGATGAAGGAGAACCCACATTGGTCGTTGGAAGTTGCAAAGGAAAAAGTGATGCAAATGATAGATGAAGCTTGGGAGGAGCTCAACAAGGAAAGCTTTAGTTCGTCGACAAGGGCTTGTTTGAATATTGCAAGGATGGTGAGGGTGATGTACAACTACACTGAAGAGCATAACCTCCCCATGCTTAAGGAGTATATAAACTTATTGTTatttaaacaaatttaa